The Elaeis guineensis isolate ETL-2024a chromosome 3, EG11, whole genome shotgun sequence region gaaaaattttcaaaaaatggtTCAATCGATTGTTCTTATGCTTCTCATAACTATTGCATGAATAAGCTAGAAAGGATGAGATTTCAAAATTCTATTTATAAATATTCATCTATTGCATCCATAGCCTTAGAAGGATTTTGCATCCTCAATGACTGGTTTATATTGTGTGACCAAGGACCAATAGGTGGCCTTTATTCCTGTTGGATTGTTGTtggaaagatttgatgataaaagaaCAACAAAACTTTTACAATCACCCGATCATCAAGCAAAGTTTTTTACCTTGAGGTTGTGCTTGTGTTGGTTGAGGAATTTTGCAGCTCCGATGAGCATTGTGAGTTTGCGACATGAGCATCATGCTTGCAAGCATGCATGACCCTATCTACCTTGCTCTTGTGCTCTCGCTCCAAatacactataagaaaatagcTTATTAGCGAGGGCAagtagccgtcgctaataagtgCATTTACCGACAACTAATTATGATGCAAATCAAATCTGTCGTAATAAGTGTAAAaagttattagcgacggtattttttattattaatgatggctttccatcactaataatttaaaatggttgttagcgatggctttagcgatgcaatttagccatcgctaataacaaaCCCTAAAACCCTCCCTCGATGGGTCCCCGACGGGCTCACAGGATCCCTCGCTACCTCCCCTTTCTCCCACATTGGTTCCCCTTTCTCTGACTGCCGTTCTCCCCCACTGCGCCGCCAGAGCCCCCGATCTCCTCCCCCAAATCTTGCACCACCGTCCTCACCTCGAATCTGGCATCCCCGCACTAGATCGATGGTTTTTGAGTCTCGTTTCTTCCCGGATGCTATCGGCCGCCTCCCATAGCCGGCATCCTGCCACTCctactttctctcttctttccgacctcccctctttcttccccACCACCGTACCCCATCGGATCGCCCTTCCCCATGCCAAATCAGCCATGCCctacctccccttcttctctcaccATGCCGTTGGACCCACGCCCCTGCCTCCCACCTTCGAAGTACCCAGCCATCAGAGCATTGCATCGTCGAACCAACACCATCATCGAATTGCATACTGCCtagtgagtattagcgacggcgatGGAGCCATCACTGTCGCCACACCCTGTTcacatctttttaaattttaaatatttaaaattaaatttatttgattattttaaaaaatattatttaaatttaaatattattaatttaaataatattattattaatatttaaattaataatattattaatttaaaaaatattattaataatattattaaaattaataatattactgataatattatttaaattaatattatttttaagagGTGAAATCACTTCAGGAAGTTCTCCAGCGAGAGTAGCCCTACTGCCTTCGATGGTAGAGGTTTCGAGTGGTGGACCGACTTTGACCCACTCATCTACTCTGGTGGTGACTGGAGCAGCTCGGCAATTGGATTCTAGGCCCTAGGACTTGATCTGaagtcagaaaaaaaaatttcagatcgaACTCAAGAAGGGGTGTGGCCCAGCCCAGCTCGACCCATTTTCTACTGTATTTGCAATGCTGCTTGGTACTTTGGAACCTCCAGGATGGGATCTGCCTAAATACTATGTTGGTGTGCTCATGCGGCCTAGTTATCTGGCATGCTTCAAGTCCGCATGCGTGAGATGAACATCCCGACCATCCCATCTACAATGATTCTATGTATTTTGGAACccactaattttaaattttaaaaatattacattgcatataatcatatatccatcttttaaTTAATGTACATAATCTACggtatccatatatttatatatttttgtacggataaaagaattatgtacattgatcaattgattattcagtatagataatttaaaaaatataactaattctataggtcattacagtaatcaaacgatatggtgAGGATTCGAGAAAAATTTtgaacagtatttttctttaattcttcTCACACATCTTATGCTATGTTGGGGAGAACTAAGAAGAGATGCTACCAAAATTTTTTCAACCCTTATtgtatatcgtttgattactgtacttgacttatagaattaatataatttttgaatggaataggaccttctatacctattagttgatggtaAGATGCAATTATTACATAAgccatttgaaatgataaaataatcatttagcTATTGTCTtgcatttgtatatgcagaattcttAGGTAGTGTGCCATGGATCATAGTTAGATGGACCATCGAGTAGTCGATGAGATAATTTCTGCTGAATACAAAGAGGGTGTAGAGAACTTTTGTAATTATACTTTTGAGAATATGACACTCTTACATCATGGGTAGACTCATTGCCCTTATCAAAGATGCGGCAATAGAGAAATACTTGATAAGGATACAATGACTATCCATTTATATAGGAGTGGATTTATGCCtaactacaagcattggtacctaTATGGGGAGACATGGGAAACAGTTACAAGGATTAAAAATGAGAAGGATAGGGACACAAATAAAATGATAGATATGATTATAGATGCTGTTGGTCCTAAATTTAACTGAGATATGGAGGACGATTCAATAGCTGACAGCGGCGATTTCTATTGCATGCAGAGAGATGCTGATGAACTACTGTGGTTCGGATGTAAAACATACACTGAATTATCAGCTGTATCAGAGTTATTAAACTTAAAGATCGAGTTTAATATGACagtcaattattatgataggatggtagcaatcaCAAAGAAAATGCTatcgaaggatgagaagcttgttgaaaGTTTCTATGcttcaaataaaatagtaaaaaagttAGGCATTGGATATAAGTATTGTGCCACATTCTCAAGTGTATGGAGTACCTCTCAtcaggagatcaatgaagaaaactcacTGAAAGGGAATGAAACAcgttgaagaagaacagcctttCTGATTTCAGCAGCCTTGCAAATTTTGTCAGCAGGATTTTCTTCTTCGATTTGAACCTCTTCTccatcaaatctgaaatctatctTTTGGAACCTGAAAGTACTCTTGATAAaacctctaaaaataaaaaaaataggacTTTAAACTCCTTttgggtggccaagagggggTGCTCAAAATAGGGGCATGCACAAAGGGGGGGCGCTGGTTTCTcgcgcctcctttctttcctttttggggtggcatcaagaaaccctagattTCTTAGTTCTAGGACGTgaagaagaccagagagagagggagagaaaggaagagagagaaagtttagagagaaaatgatttgattgattgaaccattcttacaaaccctaaatacaaagatatttatacaaggtcaatgtgacccaaccacaaaacttccttggctaacttgatatgagatttgtgctaatccaaacccatgtacacctatgattTAAACAAATATCATCTATCTAGGACTCAAATCTAGCCCAAAACAAATTAGCCCCTTGAGGCTCAAGTCTCCTGAACTTCAAGACccaaaaggctgacagcctttcatcctaggacccaaactagtcctagaaaccccatgagcacctcatggactgtagatcttggccttagccttggtcctctgagccttgggagcaccacatgaggcccaacaatctctaccttgatATCCCAAGGCCTCAGCCAACTCCATCTTGTCCATCAAGCACATCAGTGTCACACATCTTTGAAAGCTATCTCGTGGAAGAACCTTCGTCAATGCACCCACTGGATTCTCCTTGATGtggacctttaccagctccacctcaccttcttccaTAAGTTCTCTGATCTAGTGCTATATAATGTCGATGTGCTTCATCTTCGCATGGTAgatagagttctgtgcaagtaacagtgcactctgactgtcacagtgcatccagacggcctcctgtGCAAAGCCCATTTCCAATACCAAATCCTTcagccatagggcctccttcaCTGCCTCCATAAtgccaatatactctgcctcagtggTCGATAAGACCGTGATAGGCTGTAAGTATGATCTCCACGAAACTGGACCTCCAAATAGACTGAATACAAAATCTGTCATCGATCGTCGagtgtccacatctccaccaaaatcaGCATCTACAAATCCTCCTATCAGCCCCCGAGCCTCCTTGGGCATGTTGGAGAGTCCTtcagcacctcctcgctgtccgtagcagatgccgacTCCAACAGTATCCACCAAGTACCTGAAATCTCCTTCAGTGCTCGTCAGTGCTTCCTGTCAGGTTGCATCATGAACCTGCTGATCTAGCTCACTACGTGGGCAATATCCGACCTATAACACACCATGACGTACATAAAGATtcccacaccagaggcatatggcactctctctATTTTTTGAGCCTCCATCTCAGTCTGTGACGACAtcgtcttcgagagtctaaagtgcccgaCGAGTGGTAGCTCCGTCGGTTTCgcttccttcatcccgaacctctccaagaccttcttgatgtagccttcttgagataaatgcagcaccttcttggctcgatctctgaaaattttCATACCTAAGATCTTCCTCGCAAGCCCCAAATCTTTTATCTCGAACTCTCGAGACaaggctgccttcagttcctgcacaaccttcctactcttgcatgctataagcatgttatccacatacaaaagTAGAAACACCCCACACCCATCCTCCAAAGATcgaacataaacacaagagtcatactcgtACCTGAAAAGTCTGATGCTCCTCACATAGGAATCAAATCGCTTGTACCATTGTCTCGACGATTTTTTCAGCCCGTACAATGATTTTTACAGCAAACAGACCTTCCCTTCTGCTCCTGACTCTTGGAACCCCGATGGCCACTCCatatagatgctctcctctagatgcctatggaggaacaccgtcttgacatccatctgctccagctccaagTTCTGAGCTGTTACGATGCTCAGCAACATCCTGATGGAAGTATATCTGACGACAGGAGAGAAAACCTccctgaagtcgatgccttccttctgagagtatcttttgaccactaacctcaccttgtacTTGATATCTTCCTGCTCCAAAGGCCCCTGCTTGCGTTGGTAAATCCATTTGTAACCAATGGGTTTCTTCCCCTGcggcaactacaccaatcgccacgtttagttcttatggagagactgtatctcctcggacattgcttgGATCCATCTCTCTCTGTCCTGACACTCCATGACCTCCTCATAGGTGTAGGGGTCCCCATTCGCTgtcatcagggcatatgacaacgtctccttgaagccatatcaTTCTGGTTGCCTGACATTCCTTTTGGACTTGTGCAGTGCAACCCGATGTCCATCCTaggtccagcttgctcctgctggacctttTGACTTCTATCACCCGTCTgagctctctccacctatggagacacatcTGAAGAATActccacctgaataccaagtcctccTGATGCACCTGCAAAAGGCAAAAGATAATAGGATGTAAGTGTCCAGTACTGCCCTgttggacctcctgctgctcttactactcctccatgccatctcacctttggagaactgaattttTATCGAACGTGACATCTCTACTGATGATGATCTTCTTCTCCAATGGATCCCATAGTCGGTATCCCTTAATTCCTCACGGATaccccaagaacaccatcttccgtGACCTGACGTCCAACTTGGTCTGCTCACCGCATCGATGTGCACATATGCCGTGCACCCaatcacccttagatggctcagcctAATCCTCCTGTCAGACCATTTTTCCTCTGGAATATCACCATCTAATcttgtgtgaggtgatcgatttatCAAATAGCAGGCTGCATTCACTGTATCAACTTAGAacaccttaggaagccctgcctgcagcctcatgcaccgtgccttttccaaaaggatTTTTTTGATCCTCTCGGTCATCCCATTTTTCCAAGGAGTCTCTCTCTCTGTGAAGTGCCTTTTGATGCCGcactcctcacaaaaaatatgaaactccctgctggtgtactctccgccattgtcggGTCACAGATACTTCAAGCTCCGACCTgtttccttctccacctcagctttctacatcttgaatttggtgaagacttctgatttctccttcatgaagtagacccatacctttctcgagaaatcatctataaaggtcaagaagtatctcaccccGTTTCTAGCTGAAATCAGAGccggtccccacacatcagtgcGGA contains the following coding sequences:
- the LOC140856295 gene encoding secreted RxLR effector protein 161-like, which translates into the protein MSSQTEMEAQKIERVPYASGVGIFMYVMEALTSTEGDFRYLVDTVGVGICYGQRGGAEGLSNMPKEARGLIGGFVDADFGGDVDTRRSMTDFVFSLFGGPVSWRSYLQPITVLSTTEAEYIGIMEAVKEALWLKDLVLEMGFAQEAVWMHCTNACS